The genome window GGATTGCCCGAAAAGAAATTGACCACGTCGGCCGGCGAAAAAGGTTTGCCTCATTTAAAACTGGCGTGGTGCGCTCGAGAGGATGCGGACCATTGCACGACTTTTCTCGTCGCGGCCTGCTCAAGGCGACCGCGGCCGCCGGTGCAGGCGCGGTCGCTGTGCCGGGCGTTATGGCCGCGGAGGCCCCGAGCGCGAGCGCCGCCACCAAGAGGCCCGGAGGCGCGAAATGCAAACCGGCGGAGCTGACCGGCCGCATCGTCCGCCCCAACGACTCCGGGTACACAGATGCGCGCCTCGGCTGGGACCAACTCTTCTCTCACTACCCGCTGGTCATCGTCTTCGCCCAGAACACCCAGGACGTGGTCAACGCCCTGACGTGGGCGCGGCAGAATGACGTCGCGCTGCGGGTGCGGAGCGGCCGCCACAGCCTTGAGGGCTGGTCGAACGTGGACAACGGCCTCGTGATCGACATCAGCGAGCTGAAGTCGGTCCACATCGACGCCGGCTCTCACATCGCGACAGTCGGCGCCGGGCTCAACCAGTTGGAAGCGGTGACCACGCTCGCGAAACAGAACCTCGCGGTGACCACCGGAACGGAGGGCAGCGTAGGCCTGTCCGGTGCGACGCTCGGCGGCGGATTCGGCTTCCTCACCCGCTGGCTCGGCATGGCCTGCGACAGCCTCGTGGGAGCCGAGATCGTCGTCCCGTCGGGTGACGAGTGCGCCGAGGTGATCAAAGCGGATCTGCATCACGACTCGGACCTGCTCTGGGCGCTCCGCGGGGCGGGGAACGGCAACTTCGGAATCGTCACGTCGCTCACCTACAAAGTGGCGCCGCTGAAGAGCGTCACTTATCTGACGGCGACATGGAAGGGCATCGGGGACCTCCATGCCATCTTCGACGCATACCAGCGTACGGCGCCGACCACCGACGACCGCCTCGGAACCCAACTCGAGATCCACAGAAACCAGATCTTCCTGTTCGGGGTTCTCCCCGAAGGAACGCCGGACGAGGCGAAGCAGTTGCTGGCTCCGATCCTGTCGATCGACAGCCCCGACGTCACTACGCAGGTCGGTAACTGGGGTGACGTATATGCAGGGTTCCAGATTCCGACCGAGCTCGAACCCGCGAACTGGAAGTTCTTCTCGCAGTTCACCAGAAAGCCGTTCCCGAGCGAAGCGATCGACATCGTCACCTCGTTCGTGAAGGACGCCCCGACGGATGACACCAACTTCTTCGTCCAGGCCTTCGGCGGGAACGTCAGGAAGAGTCCCCGCGGCGGCACCGCGTTCCCGCACCGCGACGCGCTCTTCTACTCCGAGCCCGGCGTCGGCTGGGGAAAGCGTGGAACCCAGCCAGGCGTCTGCGACCCGCTCACCTCGCGGTGCCAGGCCTGGATCGCCGAGTTCAGCCAGGCGCTACGCCCCTACGTGAACGGCGCCTACGTCAACGTGCCGAACATCGGGCAGCAGGACTGGGAAACCGCCTACTGGGACTCCAACTTCGACCGGCTGCGCGAAATCAAGGCGAAGTACGACCCGCACAACGTCTTCCAGTACGAACAGAGCATCCCGCCCGCATCGTCCCGGTCAGAGCACGAGCACCGGTGACCTGCATCAGCCCGGTGCGACTGACCGTTGCCCGCGCGACCCCCATCTCCATCACCCGATGCACGGGTCATGCGCGGTCAGTACGTCCAGGAACGCCAGCGTCGCCGGGCTCGGATTGAAGTCACTCCAGACCAGGTGTTCGACCCTCACCGGCCCGTCGGCGACCGGAACCGTGACCACGTCCCGCACATGGTGGGTGAACGCCGCCGGCAGGAGGGCGACCGCGAGGCCCTGCCGGACGATACGCGTCATCAGGTCCGCGGCCGTGACCTCGAACGCGACTTCACGGCCGAGGCCGGCGGCGGTGAAGGCCTGGTCGCTCTGAGCGCGGCCAGGCGTGCCGGCTGGAAAGTCGACGAATGTCTCCTCGGCCAACCGCGCCAGGTCGACCTCGGCGGCGGCGGCGAGCGGGTGTGCGGTGCCGACGACGGCCACGAGCCGGTCGCGGGCCAGCTCCCGTGCCCGCACGCCGAGCGGGCGGTCGGTCTCGGGCAACCCCAGGAAGGCGACGTCGAGTCCGCCCTCGCGCACCCCGGCCGCCAGTTCGTCGCTCGAGCCGACGCGCAGCGCGATCCGTACCCGCGGATGCTCGTCGCGGAACCGGTGCAGCGCGGCCGGGACATCGACCGCGGCGACGGTCGGGATCACTCCGACGGCCAGACGGCCGCGTACCTCTCCCACCGCTGCCGCGGCGTCCACGCTCGCCCGCTCGGCCGCCTCCAGGCACTGCCGGGCGGCGGGCAGAAAGGCCTCCCCCGCCGCGGTGAGCTGCACCCGGCGGCTGGTGCGCGCGAACAGCTTGAGGCCCAGTTCGCGCTCCAGGTTCGCGATCCGGTGGCTGAGCGCCGACTGGACGACGAAGCACCGCTCGGCGGCCCGCGTGAAGCTGCCGGTCTCGGCCACCGCGAGGACGTACCGCATCTGCTGGAGATCCACACATCGATCTTCCGCAGAGATGGATGCCATGACAAGCATGTGTTGGATTCATCGACGGGGAGGTCCGACAGTGAGCAAGTGACTACGACAAGCATGAACGGGGCCGCGACGGCCGCCCCCGCCGCCCCCGCCGCCCCCGCCGCCCCCGCCGTCCCGGCCGGCCGGGCCGCTGCGACGCTCGCCACGGCGATAGCGCCCGCGGTGTGGGGGACGACGTACAGCGTCACGGCGGAGTTGCTGCCCGAGGGGCATCCGCTGTTCGCCGGGCTCATGCGGGCACTGCCCGCCGGGCTGCTCGTCCTGGCCCTGACCCGCACCCTGCCCCGCGGTGCGTGGTGGGTGAGAGCGGGCGTGCTCGGTGCGCTCAACATCGGCGTGTTCTTCCCGCTGCTGTTCCTCGCCGCCGAGCGGCTCCCCGGTGGTGTCGCCGCCACCCTCGGCGCGGCCCAGCCGATCGTCGTCGCCCTCCTCGCCGTGCCCGTTCTACGGGAACGTCCTTCCGTGTGGCGTCTGGCCTGGGGCGTCATCGGCGTGGTCGGCGTCGGACTCGTCGTCATCGGGCCCACCGCCGCCCTCGACCCGCTCGGCATCGCCGCCGGGCTGGCCGGCGCCGGGGCCATGGCGCTCGGTGTCACCCTCACCAAACGCTGGGGGCGCCCCGCGGGCGTGGGGGCCATGACGCTCGCGGGCTGGCAGCTCACCGCGGGCGGGATCGTGCTGCTCCCCGCCGCGCTGCTCACCGAGGGCGTCCCGGACGGGATCGGCGCTCCGGCGGTGGCCGGTTACCTGTGGCTCGGGCTCGTCGGCGGTCTGCTCGCTTACACCCTGTGGTTCCGCGGCATAGGCACCCTGCCGGTCACCGCGACGGCCCTGCTGGGGCTGCTGTCCCCGCTCGTCGCCGCCGCCCTCGGCGTACTCCTGCTCCGCGAGTCCTTCACCGGCCTCCAGCTGACCGGATTCGTCCTCGCGCTGGCCGCGCTGCTCGCCGGACAGATCACTCCGTCCAGGGCGCGAGGCGCCCGGGTGGCCGTCTCTGCGACACGGGAGGAGAGCCGTCGCGACCCCGGGCTTGCATAATCATGCGAGAGTGTGCATACACTTAGCCTCGTGTCCAAGGTGCTGACTTCCCTGCCTGTCGGTGAACGAGTCGGGATCGCCTTCTCCGGCGGTCTCGACACCTCTGTCGCGGTCGCGTGGATGCGCGAGAAGGGCGCCGTGCCCTGCGCCTACACCGCCGACCTCGGCCAGTACGACGAGCCCGACATCGCCTCCGTGCCCGGGCGTGCCACGGCCTACGGTGCCGAGGTCGCCCGGAGCGTGGACTGCCGGGCCGCGCTCGTGGAGGAGGGGCTCGCGGCCCTGGCGTGCGGCGCCTTCCACATCCGCTCCGGTGGGCGCGTCTACTTCAACACCACCCCGCTCGGCCGGGCCGTCACGGGCACCCTGCTGGTGCGCGCGATGCTCGAGGACGACGTCCAGATCTGGGGCGACGGCTCCACCTTCAAGGGCAACGACATCGAGCGGTTCTACCGCTACGGTCTGCTCGCCAACCCCTCCCTGCGCATCTACAAGCCCTGGCTGGACGCCGACTTCGTCAGCGAGCTCGGCGGCCGGCAGGAGATGTCCGAGTGGCTGCTGGAGCGCGACCTGCCCTACCGGCACAGCGCCGAGAAGGCCTACTCGACCGACGCCAACATCTGGGGCGCGACGCACGAGGCGAAGTCCCTGGAGCACCTCGACACCGGCATCGAGATCGTGCAGCCGATCATGGGCGTGCGGTTCTGGGACCCGGAGGTCGAGGTGGCCCCCGAGGACGTCACCATCGGCTTCGAGCGGGGCCGGCCGGTCACCATCAACGGCAAGGAGTTCGCCTCCCCGGTGGACCTGGTCCTGGAGGCCAACGCGATCGGCGGCCGGCACGGCCTGGGCATGTGCGACCAGATCGAGAACCGGATCATCGAGGCCAAGAGCCGGGGCATCTACGAGGCGCCGGGCATGGCGCTGCTGTACGCGGCGTACGAGCGTCTGGTCAACGCGATCCACAACGAGGACACGCTCGCCGGCTACCACACCGAGGGCCGCCGTCTCGGCCGGCTGCTGTACGAGGGGCGCTGGCTGGACCCGCAGGCGCTGATGCTGCGCGAGTCGCTGCAGCGCTGGGTGGGGACGGCGGTCACCGGAGAGGTGACGCTGCGACTGCGGCGCGGCGAGGACTACTCCATCCTCGACACGACCGGACCGGCGTTCAGCTACCACCCTGACAAGCTCTCCATGGAGCGGACCGAGGACTCCGCCTTCGGCCCGGTCGACCGTATCGGCCAGCTCACGATGCGCAACCTCGACATCGCCGACTCCCGCGCCAAGCTGGAGCAGTATGCCCGGCTCGGCATGGTCGGCGGCAGCCCGGACCCGGCGCTGATCGGCGCCGCCCAGGCGGCCTCGACCGGCCTGATCGGCGCGATGCCCGAGGGTGGCGCGGAGACGATCGCCTCCCGCGGCGAGGGCACCGCCGACGAGGCCGAACTGCTCGACCACGCGGCGATCGAGTCGGGTACCGACTGAGACCCGGACGTCCTGGCACACCGACGGCCCGCCGTCCCCATCGGGGCGGCGGGCCGTCGGTGTGCGTCAGGCCGTACGTGATCCCGTGGCCGCTACGGCAGCGCGTGCACGTGCGGGCCCACCGAGTTCGACCACGCGTTCCCGGACGCCGCGTCCCAGTTCGTCGACCACGTCATCGCGCCCCGGAGGTCCGGGTACGTCTTCGACGGCTTGAACGTGCCGCAGTTCGTTCCCTTCGCCAGGCAGTCCAGGGCGTTGTTCACCACGGAAGGCGACACGTAGCCGCTGCCCGCCGCGCTCGTCGAGGCGGGGACGCCGAGGCCGACCTGCGACGGGGACAGGCCGCCCTGGAGCTGGATGCAGGCCAGGGCCGTCAGGAAGTCCACCGAACCCTGTGAGTACACCTTGCCGTCGCAGCCCAGCATGGAACCGCTGTTGTAGTACTGGGTGTTGACGACCGTCAGGATGTCCTTGACGTTCAGCGCAGTCTGGAAGTACGCGTTCGACGTCGACTGCATGTCGATCGTCTGCGGGGCCATCGTGATCACAAGCGATGATCCCGCCTTCGAAGACAGTTGCCTGAGCGCCTGCGACATGTACGTCGCGTTCAGTCCGTTCTCCAGGTCGATGTCCACCCCGTCGAAGCCGTACGTCTGCATCAGCGCGTACACCGAGTTCGCGAAGTTCGTCGCCGACGTCGCGTCGTTGACCGACACCGTGCCGTTCTGGCCGCCGACCGAGACGACCACCTTCTTGCCCGCGGCCTTCTTCGCGGCGACGTCCGCCTTGAACTGGTCCACCGTGTAGCCGCCCAGGCCGGCCGAGTCGAGGGTGAAGCCCACCGCGCCCGGCGTGCTCGTCGCGTCCGCGAACGCCACCGCGATGATGTCGTACTGCGACGGCACGTCCGAGATCCGCTGCACCGTGGCGCCGTTGTTGAAGTTCTGCCAGTAGCCCGTCACCGCGTGCTTCGGGAGCCCGGTGCCGCCCCCGCCGCCGGACGACGCAGTAGTGGCCGTCACCACCGCCGACTTGGCCGACTCGCCCGCCGCGTTCGTCGCCGTCACCTGGAAGGAGTACGAGGTCGAGGGGGACAGGCCCGTCACCGTCGCGGACGTACCGGTCGCCGACGCCACCTTCGTGCCGCTGCGGTACACGTTGTAGCCCGTGGCGCCCGTCACCGCGTTCCAGGACAGGGACACGGAGGAGGACGTCGTCCCGGAGACCGCCAGGCCCGTGGGGGATGAGGGGACCGTGGGGGAGGGGTCGCCGCCCCCGCCGCCGTCCGGGCCGTACACCGACACGTCGTCCGCGTAGTACGCCGCCTGGCCGTACCAGCCGTGCAGGTACACCGTCACCGACGTCGTCGAGGCGCCCGTCGTGAACGTCGTGGACAGTTGCTTCCAACTCGTCGAGTCGGGCGTCCACGTCGACACGTCCGTCGTGCCCGTCCCTGTCGCGCCCAGGTAGGTGTACCCGCCCTGCACCCATGCGCTCAGCGTGTACGTCGAGTTCGGCTTCACCGGGACCGTCTGGGAGCACTGCGCGTAGTCCTGGCCCGCGGGCGTGGCCTTCAGCGCGGCCGCGCCGCCGTGCACCGGGGAGGGCACCGTCGTGCCGCTGCCCGCCGAGCAGGTCCAGTCGGCGAGGCCCGACTCGAAGCCGGCGTTCTTAGCGTTGTTCACGTCCGCCGCGGCTGCGTGGCCGACGCCCAGCAGGGAGAGGGCGAGCGCGGTTACGGCGGCCCCGGCGAGGGTCCGTCTGCGGCGGGGCAGGGCTGGTACGCGGTCCACTTCGGCCTCCGATGTGGGGAAGGAAAGGGAGGAAGGCGCAGGAGGGCATTGCGGAACGGTGGCCACCGCCTGATGCTCCAAGAATTTGGTCCAGACCAATCCCGGTGTCAAGGGTTCGTGCATCTTCAACGGTCCGGCGGGCGTCCGGAGTTGGGGCATATGCCCCTACTCTGTGTGGATCACGTCCCCACCTTCGGTGAGATGATCTTCCCGATTCTGTGTTGAGCGGGGCATGCCGTGGATATGGTGCTGTTGCAGGACGACGCAACAGAACGTCACAGGGGCCATCTGAGGCGGTGGTTGACCACCCCGCCGCAGTGAACGGGGTGGTGAGCAGCCGTGCCGACCGCGATAGCCGTCACCAGTCCCGACCTGGTGCTCCCACCGCTCGACCGGCAGACACCGCCCGCCGCCGTCCAGCCCCAGCCCACGCTGGAGGCGTCCCTGACCGGCATGCACGCGCTGATCGAGCAGCACGGCTACGTCATCGCCCTGCACCCCGCCTCCGGCGACGATCCGGCCGTGCAGCGGCTGCGCACCGTCCGCTCCGTCCTGGAGAGCGACCGCGTCGCGCTGATCGGCATCGACCTGCCCCCGCTCGGACTCGCGCTGCTCGCCCAGCAGTTACGCCAGCTGTCGGTCTGCGACTTCAGCCCCGGTGTCCTGGCGTCCTCCGCGCGCCTGCTGGCCCACTACATCTACGCCGGCGCCCTCCTCGGCTCGGTCGCCAAGCTCGACCGCGTCCCCGTCCCGCTCGCCTCCCACGCCAAGTCGTGGGTGCCGGGCGCACAGTTCGCCGTGCTCGCGGGCCCCCGCCCCCGGCTGGTCCGCGTCGGTCAGGAGGAGTTACCCGGCCCCGAGTTCGGCACCCGGATGCTCGTCGCCTCCGGGCAGCCGCCCTCCGACTGGGTCACCGCCTCCCTCGCCCCCGCCTGGCGGGTCCAGGGCGTCGGGACCGTGCCGCTGCCCCAGGACTCCGCCCGCTGGTGGGGCACGAACCGGCTCGTCGAGTTCGCGGCCGGGCTGCACGACGTGTCCGTGCTCTACCAGCTCGTGTCGTCCGTACGGCGCGAGACCTGCCACTGGTGCGGACTGGAACTCATCGGCGACCGCTGCGGGTTCTGCGCCGCACCCCTCCCGCCACCCCCCGAACAGCCACCGGCGGCCACGACCGTCCGCGCCGCGCTGCCGCGCGGCGGCACGTAGCCCCGTAAGCGTCGGTCCGCAGTACGTCTCGCACAACGTTCGACCGCTCGACCGCTTGACCGCTCGACCGCTCGACAGTCCGACCGCCCGACCCGCCGTTCCCGCCCCGATCGAGGTTGTCCGCGTCATGAACTCACGCCAGCGCCGCGGCGTCATCCTGCTGGTCCTCTCGGCCCTCGCCGCCGTCGGCGCCTTCGCCGGGGTGCTGTCGGTGATCCGCGACGTGAACTCCAAGGTCGGACCCGAGGTCACGGCGTACCGCCTCAAGAACGGCATCGATCCCTACAAGGCACTCACGCCCGACCAGTTCCAGAAGATCTCCATGCCGAAGCGGTGGCTGCCCGTCACTGCCGTCACCGATCTGGCCCGGATCCGCGGGAAGATCGCCGTGACCCGGCTGGAGAAGGGCTCCCTGCTCCAGAGCGACATGATCGTGGACCGGCCCGAACTCCAGCCGGGGCAGCAGGAGATCGCCATCATGATCGACGCCTCCACCGGCGTCGCGGGCAAGATCGACCCCGGTTCGCGGGTCAACATCTACGCCACCTTCAAAGCCGACAACGACAAGGGCAAGGACGAGTCCAAGGTCATCGTGACCAACGCCCGCGTCCTCGACGTCGGCAAGCTCACCGCCCTCGACCCCGGCCAGTCCAGCGACGACCGGCGGCGCACCGCCACCGAGGCGGTCCCCATCACCTTCGCGCTCGACACGGCGGACGCCCAACGGGTCGCGTACGCCGAGTCGTTCGCCACACACGTCCGGCTCGCCCTGGTCGCGGGCGGCTCCCAGACCACCATCGCGCCGGGCGACCGTACGTACACCCTCGACCAGGACAAGTAGGAGGCCGCGCATGAGGTCCGTACCGGCCCCCAGCGGGCCTGTCCCCACGCTGTCCGACGGTGCGGGGTGTCGCCGATGACCGTCCGCGTCCTCCCCGCCGCCGGCGACCTCGACGCCGCCCGCTCGCTCACCACCCTGCTCGGCCAGCTCCCCGACGCCGAGCCCGCCCCGCCCGTCCACGACTCCACGGCCCTGCTGGACACCCTGGCGCGCCTGGCCGGGGACTCTCTCGACGAGCTGCCCGAGGTCGTCCTCGTGCACGAGCGGATCGGGCCGGTGCCCGCGCTCGACCTGATCCGCGACCTGGTGATGCGGTTCCCCGCGGTCGGGGTCGTCCTCGTCACCGCCGACACCAGCACCGGCGTGCTCACCGCCGCGATGGACTCCGGCGCCCGCGGCATCGTCACCCTGCCCCTCGGCTACGACGCCCTCGCCGAGCGCGTCCAGGCCGCGGCCGCCTGGTCCGCCGGCATGCGGCGCCACCTGAGCAGCGGCGCCCCCGAGCCGTACGCCGGACCCGGAGGGACCGTGGTCGCGGTCACCGGCGCGAAGGGCGGCGTCGGCGCCACGGTCGCGGCCGTGCACCTCGCGCTCGCCGCCCGGGCGTCGGGCCGTACGGTCGCGCTGGTCGACCTCGATCTCCAGTCCGGGGACATCGCCTCGTACCTGGACGTGCAGTTCCGGCGCTCGGTCGCCGACCTCGCCGGGATCGCGGACATCAACCCGCGCGTCCTCCAGGACGCCCTCTACACCCACGACAGCGGCATCGGACTGCTCCTCGCGCCCGCCGAGGGGGAACGCGGGGAGGAGGTCACCGACCGGGTGACCCGCCAGATCCTCGGCGCGCTGCGCTCCCGTCACGACGTGGTGATCGTCGACTGCGGCTCGCAGATGACCGCCGCCACCGCCGCGGCCGTCGAGACCGCCGACCACGCGGTGCTGCTGGTCACCCCGGACGTGGTCGCGGTCCGCGCGGCCAAACGGATGGTCCGCCTGTGGGACCGGCTCCAGATCCGCAAGGCCGAGGAGACGCTGACGGTCGTCAACCGTCACTCGCGCGGTACGGAGATCCAGCCCGCCCTCGTCGAACGCGTCACCGGCACCAAGGTGGCCCGCGCCGCGGTCCCGGCCGCCTTCAAGGAACTCCAGTCGGTCGTGGACGCCGGACGCCTCCAGGACCTCGACGCCCGCTCCACCGTGAAGCAGGCGCTGTGGGCGCTGGCGGGGGAGCTGGAGCTGGTGAAGGCGCAGGAGGGCGGCGGGCGGCGGCGCAGGGCGCCGTCGGACCGGGGCGCGCTGAGCCTGTGGCGCAAGGGTGGCGACCGGGGGTCGGTGACCCTGGAGTTCGCCGGGATGTTCCCGCTCGTGCTGGTCGTGCTGGCGCTGCTGTGGGAGTGCGTGCTGTACGGCTACACGTACTCGCTGGCGGGCAACGCGGCGGACGAGGCGGCTCGGGCGGCCACGGCGGCGTTCGCCGTGGGGGGAGATGTGGCGGGCGCGTGCCAGGCGGCGGGTGCCCGGCATCTGCCGGACGCCTGGCAGGGGGCGGACATCACCTGCACCCCGGCGGGGCCGGTGATGAAGGCGACGGTCCATGCCGACGTCCCGTTGTTCTTCCCGGGCGTCAACCCGGGCTGGCAGGTCGACGGCTCGGCAGGCGCGGCACTGGAGGGGAACGGCCGATGAGGCCCCGCCTCCGCCGCCGAGGGGCGCCCCGGACGGGACGGCCGACCCGCCGCTGGGACGACCGAGGCGTCTCCATGCTCGAGTTCGCCGGCTTCCTGCCCGTCCTCCTCGTCATCGGCATGGCCACCATCCAGCTCGGCCTCATCGGCTACGGCATCAACCAGGCCGGGTCGGGCGCGCGGGCCGCCGCACGGGCCGCCTCACAGAACAGGGACGGGGCAGCCGCGGGCATGGCGTCCGTCAGCGGCTGGCTCAGCCCCGAGGTCAACGCTCCCAAGGGCGCCGACACCGCCACCGCCACCGTCACCGTCCGCGTTCCGGCAGTCATCCCCCTCTTCAGCGGCTGGACCGTCACCCGCCGCGCCACCATGCCCAACGACCCGGAACCCATCATCCCGGGAAGGAGCTGACGACCGGCATGAGCCTCCGCTCCCGTATCGCCGCCCCCGACGACGGGGGAGCCGCCCGTGAGGACGGACACCTCGTCGCGGTCTACCGTGCCAAGCTCCTGGAGGAGATCGACCTCGCCGAGATGTCGAGCCTCGCCACCGCCGAACGCCGGGTCCGGCTCGAACGCGTCCTCGGGCACATCATCAGCCGCGAGGGCCCGGTCCTGTCCTCCGCCGAGCGCTCCCAGCTGATTCGCCGGGTCGTCGACGAGGCCCTCGGCCTCGGCGTCCTCGAACCGCTCCTCGCCGACGCCTCCATCACCGAGATCATGGTCAACGGCCCCGACTCGATCTTCGTGGAGCGGGCGGGCCGCGTCGAACAGCTCCCGCTCCGCTTCGCCTCCTCCGAGCAGCTGATGCAGACGATCGAACGCATCGTCTCCACCGTCAACCGCCGCGTCGACGAGTCGAACCCGATGGTCGACGCCCGCCTGCCCACCGGCGAACGCGTCAACGTCATCATCCCGCCGCTCGCTCTGACAGGGCCCACCCTCACCATCCGCCGCTTCCCGCGCGCCTACACGCTCCCCGAACTCATCGGCCTGGGCTCGCTGGACGAGCAGATGCTGATGCTGCTCGCCGCGTTCGTCCGCGCCCGCTTCAACCTGATCGTCAGCGGCGGCACCGGCTCCGGGAAGACGACCCTGCTCAACGCGCTGTCCGGGCTCATCCCCTCCCAGGAACGCATCATCACCATCGAGGACTCCGCCGAACTCCAGCTCCAGCAGGAGCACGTGATCCGACTGGAGACCCGCCCCCCGAACGTCGAGGGCAAGGGCCAGATCACCATCCGCGACCTGGTCCGCAACAGCCTGCGGATGCGGCCCGACCGGATCATCGTCGGTGAGGTCCGCGGCGGCGAGACGCTCGACATGCTCCAGGCGATGTCGACGGGTCACGACGGCTCCCTCGCCACCGTCCACGCCAACTCGGCGGAGGACGCGCTGATGCGGTTGCAGACCCTCGGCTCGATGTCGGAGGTCCTGATCCCCTTCGAGGCGCTGAAGGACCAGATCAACTCGGCCGTCGACGTGGTCGTGCAGCTCGCCCGGTACCCCGACGGCTCCCGCAAGGTCGTGGAGATCGCACTCGTCGTGTCCCACGGCCGCGAACAGTTCCGCGTCGCCACCGTGTCCCGTTTCGTGCCC of Streptomyces cynarae contains these proteins:
- a CDS encoding CpaF family protein translates to MSLRSRIAAPDDGGAAREDGHLVAVYRAKLLEEIDLAEMSSLATAERRVRLERVLGHIISREGPVLSSAERSQLIRRVVDEALGLGVLEPLLADASITEIMVNGPDSIFVERAGRVEQLPLRFASSEQLMQTIERIVSTVNRRVDESNPMVDARLPTGERVNVIIPPLALTGPTLTIRRFPRAYTLPELIGLGSLDEQMLMLLAAFVRARFNLIVSGGTGSGKTTLLNALSGLIPSQERIITIEDSAELQLQQEHVIRLETRPPNVEGKGQITIRDLVRNSLRMRPDRIIVGEVRGGETLDMLQAMSTGHDGSLATVHANSAEDALMRLQTLGSMSEVLIPFEALKDQINSAVDVVVQLARYPDGSRKVVEIALVVSHGREQFRVATVSRFVPQPLGPDRIVRGRFEHLPLPRSIAEKLYGAGEPLPPAFGVADALDVLNTRQAIG